From a single bacterium genomic region:
- a CDS encoding ABC transporter permease, protein MWTRIENAFQTLFATSGGIFVLFVQSLLNIRFRAGDLSRLFRQMLQIGVYSLPLAAMIGFFTGMIFSLNIGLPLQDYGAIDRLGSILSVAIVREFAPVFTAFIVAARVGAAMTAELGTMAVSEEVDTLRVLGIPPARFLAMPRVVGSLIMNPLLTVYSTATGLIGGWVLATAYFRIPSSVFWIRTFNTVDLEEITHGLIKALVFGALYSTICVYHGLSTTGGAEGVGRSTTRAVVVSLTMILVADFLLTRAMFG, encoded by the coding sequence ATGTGGACGCGAATTGAAAACGCCTTTCAGACACTTTTTGCAACGAGTGGCGGCATTTTTGTTCTGTTCGTCCAGAGCCTGCTGAACATCCGGTTCCGCGCGGGGGACTTGTCGCGTCTGTTCCGCCAAATGCTCCAGATCGGCGTTTATTCGCTGCCGCTGGCGGCGATGATCGGCTTCTTCACCGGAATGATCTTCTCGCTCAACATCGGTCTTCCGCTGCAGGACTACGGCGCGATCGATCGGCTGGGATCGATCCTGAGTGTCGCCATCGTGCGCGAGTTCGCTCCGGTCTTCACGGCCTTCATCGTAGCGGCCCGTGTGGGTGCCGCCATGACCGCTGAACTCGGCACTATGGCCGTCAGCGAAGAGGTCGATACCCTGCGCGTTCTCGGTATCCCACCGGCTCGCTTCCTGGCGATGCCGCGCGTGGTTGGCTCGCTCATCATGAATCCGCTGCTGACGGTTTATTCGACGGCGACGGGTCTGATCGGCGGCTGGGTCTTGGCCACGGCGTACTTCCGCATTCCCAGTTCGGTCTTCTGGATTCGGACCTTCAACACCGTGGACCTGGAAGAGATCACTCACGGTCTGATCAAAGCGCTCGTCTTTGGTGCGCTTTACTCGACCATCTGCGTTTACCATGGTCTTTCCACCACCGGGGGCGCAGAGGGTGTCGGTCGTTCAACGACGCGAGCCGTTGTCGTCTCCCTGACGATGATCCTCGTTGCGGACTTCCTCCTGACCCGCGCGATGTTCGGCTGA
- the yaaA gene encoding peroxide stress protein YaaA codes for MSDWVLLLSPSESKARPPKNGMAFENAFKQKRTNSFRELNPYRERLLEAIDAVLKRSGGLEDVFDVRGEALEEAIRLNRGIRQSKTMPARELYTGIMYQAIEYKTLGKEEKKRFDKQVLIFTGLFGLVRPTDRVPPYKLKMNSNIGGMIGKVTNYWRQPVSEILRQELRGKVVWDFLPDQHRRVWDGSGEIKACHQVKFVKRVIRSGVAEWKTISHHSKALKGALIRHLLSKDATSPRALRDFTHPDGYHYEPSLSVENRRKALLVFAAE; via the coding sequence GTGAGCGACTGGGTTCTACTTCTCTCCCCATCAGAATCGAAGGCCAGGCCGCCGAAGAATGGAATGGCATTCGAGAATGCCTTCAAGCAGAAGCGGACGAACTCGTTTCGCGAATTGAATCCCTACCGCGAGCGCCTGTTGGAAGCGATCGACGCCGTCCTGAAGCGCTCCGGCGGGTTGGAAGACGTCTTCGACGTTCGCGGAGAGGCGTTGGAAGAGGCAATTCGCCTCAATCGCGGCATTCGGCAATCCAAGACGATGCCGGCCCGCGAACTGTACACAGGAATCATGTACCAGGCGATCGAGTACAAGACGCTTGGCAAAGAGGAGAAGAAGCGTTTCGACAAGCAAGTCCTCATCTTCACGGGCCTCTTCGGGCTCGTTCGGCCGACCGACCGCGTCCCACCCTACAAACTGAAGATGAACTCGAACATCGGCGGAATGATCGGTAAGGTGACCAACTACTGGCGCCAGCCGGTCAGTGAGATCTTGCGCCAGGAGCTTCGTGGCAAGGTCGTGTGGGACTTCCTGCCGGACCAGCACCGGCGCGTGTGGGACGGTTCGGGGGAGATCAAAGCCTGTCACCAGGTCAAATTCGTGAAGCGCGTCATCCGGAGCGGCGTCGCCGAGTGGAAGACGATCAGTCATCACTCGAAGGCGCTCAAGGGCGCCTTGATCCGCCATCTGCTCTCGAAGGACGCGACCTCGCCCCGCGCGCTGCGCGATTTCACGCATCCCGACGGCTATCACTACGAGCCTTCGCTGAGCGTCGAGAACCGCCGGAAGGCCCTGCTCGTATTCGCCGCCGAGTGA
- a CDS encoding glycosyltransferase family 2 protein: MSTPDLDISLIIVHRNGVQLLRDCLQSLPAACAGITWEAIVVDNGSTDGSPEMVEKEFPEARLIPNKDNAGFTRANNQGLEIARGRYLVLLNNDTEALPDAFAKAVEYLDANTDVGTAGLKLLNPDRSRQLSCRRFPTFQQALFNRYSLLTRLFPNNPYSANYLMSDIEDDKIHDVDWVSGACLIARREVYDSIGGLDERFFMYSEDVDYCLRVWQARYRVIYLPIASVVHYIGQTSAKYPFMPILSRHRSMYRFYKKHYSRELIFLDVATAGMVTTRCVLQLVSVFFRRLGRKTA, translated from the coding sequence ATGAGCACGCCGGATCTTGACATCAGCCTGATCATCGTCCACCGCAACGGAGTGCAACTCCTGCGAGACTGCCTGCAGAGCTTGCCGGCGGCCTGCGCAGGCATTACGTGGGAGGCCATCGTTGTCGACAACGGCAGCACCGATGGCAGCCCCGAGATGGTCGAGAAGGAATTTCCGGAAGCCCGGCTGATTCCGAACAAGGACAACGCCGGCTTCACCCGGGCCAATAACCAGGGGCTGGAGATTGCCCGCGGCCGATACCTGGTCCTGCTGAACAACGACACGGAAGCATTGCCAGACGCATTTGCCAAGGCCGTCGAGTACCTTGATGCGAATACCGACGTTGGCACGGCAGGTTTGAAGCTGCTGAACCCTGATCGTTCGCGTCAGCTCTCCTGCCGACGGTTCCCGACATTTCAGCAGGCGCTCTTCAATCGATACAGTCTGTTGACCCGCCTGTTTCCCAACAACCCGTATTCGGCCAATTACTTGATGTCCGACATCGAAGACGACAAGATCCACGACGTGGATTGGGTCAGCGGCGCGTGCCTGATCGCTCGGCGCGAAGTCTACGACTCCATCGGTGGTTTGGATGAGCGCTTCTTCATGTACTCCGAGGATGTCGACTACTGCCTGCGCGTCTGGCAGGCCAGGTATCGTGTGATCTATTTGCCCATCGCGTCGGTCGTGCATTACATCGGCCAGACGTCTGCCAAGTACCCATTCATGCCGATACTCTCGCGGCATCGCTCAATGTATCGCTTCTACAAGAAGCACTACAGCCGCGAGCTGATCTTCCTGGATGTCGCGACGGCCGGTATGGTGACGACTCGCTGCGTGCTGCAACTTGTCAGCGTATTCTTCAGGCGCCTGGGGAGGAAGACAGCATGA
- the rpmE gene encoding 50S ribosomal protein L31 → MKAKIHPKYGPVLYRCASCKQEWTGMSTKDEGKTEEIDGVPHTVISLEICSSCHPFYSGKKSFVDSAGRVDKFNRRFAGTKVMSKKAQKKAEAKAGE, encoded by the coding sequence ATGAAAGCGAAGATTCACCCCAAGTACGGCCCGGTTCTCTATCGCTGCGCGAGCTGCAAGCAGGAATGGACCGGAATGTCCACCAAGGACGAAGGCAAGACCGAAGAGATCGATGGCGTTCCGCACACCGTGATCAGCCTCGAAATCTGCTCTAGCTGCCACCCCTTCTACTCCGGCAAGAAGTCCTTCGTGGACTCTGCGGGCCGCGTCGACAAGTTCAACCGCCGCTTCGCCGGAACCAAGGTCATGTCCAAGAAGGCCCAGAAGAAGGCCGAGGCCAAGGCCGGCGAATAA
- a CDS encoding aldo/keto reductase → MPDKTLMPGRATAEGTARYVGRFPDFPVGTYRERLGLHASSIGMGTYLGEPEESDVFQSAIAKIVTSGVNVFDTAINYRCQMSERDLGKAIRAAVDAGEIQRDEIIVSTKGGFLPLDFEQGMDNPRQYLTESFLKSGLCPQDEIAGGCQCIAPAYIEDQIERSRRNLGLETIDIYYLHNVEMQFAELPRADVLSRIKAAFDVLAQKVVEGEIGWYGVATWNGLRQEADSQERLDLDELERLAVEVEGPNHHFAAVQLPVNLMMSEALRIEHDPEHHPGKNVLQVADELELFVMTSASIMQGKLAGGLPAALQQVFPGLDTDAQRALQHTRSAAGVTTALVGMKNLDHVRENLALLAKSRVPESLIARLYGATG, encoded by the coding sequence ATGCCTGACAAGACCCTGATGCCCGGCCGTGCAACGGCTGAGGGAACCGCTCGCTATGTCGGTCGCTTTCCCGACTTCCCGGTCGGGACGTACCGCGAACGACTGGGGCTGCATGCCTCCAGCATCGGAATGGGGACGTACCTGGGGGAACCGGAGGAGAGCGACGTTTTCCAATCCGCCATTGCGAAGATTGTCACGTCCGGCGTGAACGTTTTCGACACGGCCATCAACTATCGTTGTCAGATGAGCGAGCGCGACCTGGGTAAGGCGATTCGGGCCGCTGTCGATGCCGGAGAGATTCAACGGGATGAGATCATCGTCAGCACAAAGGGCGGCTTCCTGCCACTCGACTTCGAGCAGGGAATGGACAACCCGCGCCAGTATCTGACGGAGTCTTTTCTGAAGTCCGGCCTGTGCCCTCAGGATGAGATCGCCGGCGGATGCCAGTGCATCGCTCCGGCCTATATCGAGGATCAGATTGAGCGAAGCAGGCGGAATCTCGGGCTGGAAACCATCGACATCTACTACCTGCACAACGTCGAGATGCAGTTTGCCGAGTTGCCGCGTGCGGACGTACTGAGTCGCATCAAAGCTGCCTTCGATGTTCTTGCGCAGAAAGTCGTCGAGGGCGAAATCGGGTGGTACGGCGTAGCGACGTGGAATGGACTGCGCCAGGAAGCGGATTCACAAGAACGTTTGGATTTGGACGAGCTGGAACGTCTCGCCGTCGAGGTCGAGGGGCCGAATCATCACTTCGCCGCCGTGCAACTGCCCGTGAATCTGATGATGAGCGAGGCCCTGCGCATCGAGCACGATCCGGAGCATCACCCAGGAAAGAATGTGCTGCAGGTTGCGGATGAGCTCGAGCTGTTTGTGATGACCAGTGCTTCCATCATGCAGGGAAAACTCGCCGGTGGGTTGCCGGCCGCGCTGCAGCAGGTTTTTCCCGGTCTGGACACGGATGCTCAGCGAGCGCTCCAGCACACCCGTTCGGCGGCCGGCGTGACGACGGCGCTTGTCGGAATGAAGAACCTGGACCACGTGCGAGAGAACCTGGCGCTGCTGGCGAAGTCTCGCGTGCCGGAATCTCTCATCGCTCGTCTGTACGGCGCCACAGGCTAA